In a genomic window of Lycium ferocissimum isolate CSIRO_LF1 unplaced genomic scaffold, AGI_CSIRO_Lferr_CH_V1 ctg5733, whole genome shotgun sequence:
- the LOC132044986 gene encoding uncharacterized protein LOC132044986 produces the protein MILREDLNLGGGSQLTILSDMQKGLIAAAEEILPECEHGMCARHILANWSQNWRGIERRKKFWACARATFEVDFKYKLDGLARLGRGIVEDLIKYNKERWCKAYFQTFSKCDKCG, from the exons ATGATTTTGAGAGAGGATCTGAACTTAGGAGGAGGTTCCCAGCTTACTATTCTCAGTGACATGCAAAAG GGACTTATAGCTGCTGCTGAAGAAATATTACCTGAATGTGAGCACGGGATGTGTGCTAGACATATCTTAGCAAATTGGTCACAAAACTGGAGAGGCATAGAGAGAAGGAAGAAATTCTGGGCTTGTGCTAGAGCAACATTTGAAGTAGATTTTAAGTATAAGCTTGATGGTCTAGCTAGGTTGGGTAGAGGTATTGTGGAGGACCTTATCAAGTACAACAAAGAGAGATGGTGCAAAGCATACTTCCAAACTTTCTCCAAATGTGACAAGTGTGGATAA